One Rhodospirillaceae bacterium genomic window, GAAACAACGGTTCCGGATCCCCCGCCCCCCAAACCGGCCATTTTTTCATAATGCTTTGAAATAGGTCTGAGGTTAGGTGTCCCTCTAGCCAATTTTGCAGATTCGATAAGGGCTGCTTATCGAACCAGTCTCGGTCTGTGTTGGCGAATTGGCGGATGAAGGGGAAGGTGGCAAAGTCGGCGAGGGTTGGTTTGGTGCCGAAGAGGTGTGCTTGGGTGCTTAGGCGGTCGTTTAGGGTGATTAGGATATTTGTGGCTTCAGCGCGGTGATCGACTGAATTTGGCTCTTCATCGTATCGGGTTGCGTATTTGTAGCGGTCCAGGTGGTGTTTGAAGGGGCCATCCAACTCAGTAATAAATGCTTTCATGTCTGTGAGGGTGCCGATTTCCGGAGAAAGCCAATGTTCGGGGTCCTCTCGGTCCAAGGCCCAGAGCATAATGTCGAGGCTTTGTTCCAGCACGCGACCGTCGATTAAGTGGAGGACGGGCACGGTTGCCTTTGGTGAAAGAGCTGTCATTTCTCGGGGCTTATCGCGGAGAACAATCTCACGCAGCCGACATTGTTGGTTGGCGACGGTCAGGGCCATACGCGCCCGCATCGCGTAAGGGCACCGGCGAAAGGAATAGAGCGTGGGGAGAGGCCGTTCGAGCCTGCCCTTATTTTCTCTCTTAGTCATTGGACTCGGCGGCGTAATCGTGGCCGATGTGCGTCTCGCCCCGTTCGTCTGCGAGTTCTACTTGTCGCTGGCGGGCTTGATAGCGCTGCTTTTGTTTCTCGTCCGTCGCGTCATGGCACTTGGGACAACTGACGCCGGGCACGTATTTCGCTGAGGCCTTATCATCGTCATCAATGGGCATACG contains:
- a CDS encoding glutathione S-transferase produces the protein MTKRENKGRLERPLPTLYSFRRCPYAMRARMALTVANQQCRLREIVLRDKPREMTALSPKATVPVLHLIDGRVLEQSLDIMLWALDREDPEHWLSPEIGTLTDMKAFITELDGPFKHHLDRYKYATRYDEEPNSVDHRAEATNILITLNDRLSTQAHLFGTKPTLADFATFPFIRQFANTDRDWFDKQPLSNLQNWLEGHLTSDLFQSIMKKWPVWGAGDPEPLFPDQDWGRHYSL